A single Corticium candelabrum chromosome 16, ooCorCand1.1, whole genome shotgun sequence DNA region contains:
- the LOC134191844 gene encoding elongator complex protein 6-like, whose amino-acid sequence MALNLLLGNDRRRVLVSHCNVDGSFLIHHIIKDFLSSNSYKVVLVGLCQTFTHYNVAAQKLGVALTKACQQGQLVFIDCLSRSALSDKHEKLGTVEIEKGRWAVPLDMARPLEAIGQLISSQLDQNVEETSRRNVIIIDELLVLLSVDLGSRDLISFLTCCEQMTQCDSARVPRQGSLVYFLRCDSDVDDEEAKSLLLHLRHRSNLHVQLSGLNTGYSQLVHGNIVVERKDCIQVVPGNSHWTEMHYRVLDKGLSVFPKGMVHVI is encoded by the coding sequence ATGGCGCTGAATTTGCTGTTGGGTAATGATCGTCGAAGGGTGCTTGTGTCTCACTGTAATGTGGACGGTAGCTTTCTAATTCACCACATCATTAAAGACTTTCTTAGTAGTAACTCTTACAAAGTGGTGTTGGTTGGATTGTGTCAGACGTTCACTCACTACAATGTTGCCGCACAAAAGTTGGGCGTAGCGTTAACTAAAGCATGTCAACAGGGGCAATTGGTGTTCATCGATTGTTTGAGCCGTTCTGCTCTATCAGATAAACATGAGAAACTAGGAACAGTCGAGATTGAAAAAGGAAGATGGGCCGTGCCGCTAGACATGGCACGTCCACTAGAAGCAATTGGTCAATTGATTTCATCTCAACTTGATCAAAATGTAGAGGAGACGTCACGTCGTAATGTGATAATCATTGATGAGTTGTTAGTATTGTTAAGCGTCGATTTGGGCAGTAGAGATCTGATTAGTTTCTTGACTTGCTGTGAGCAGATGACTCAATGCGACTCAGCCCGAGTGCCCCGGCAAGGAAGTCTCGTCTACTTTCTCCGCTGTGATTCGGATGTCGACGACGAAGAGGCGAAGAGCTTGCTGCTACACTTACGCCACCGTTCTAACCTGCACGTTCAGCTAAGTGGCCTCAACACTGGCTATAGTCAGTTGGTGCATGGTAACATCGTCGTGGAAAGAAAAGATTGTATTCAAGTCGTGCCAGGGAATAGTCACTGGACTGAAATGCACTACAGAGTGCTTGATAAAGGGCTAAGTGTCTTTCCTAAAGGTATGGTGCATGTGATATGA
- the LOC134191845 gene encoding probable transcriptional regulatory protein Kole_1935 → MDLFRRSCCIFRPLACRRWPDLTFYRFSGHNKWSKIKQRKESADIRRSKVIAKLVREIRAAVREGGADVNHNLQLASLVSRAQEMDIPKATIQTAIGNAAGGRGEGEKMMVEARGQTGYALLIETVTDNKQRTRYEIQRILVKNGGTVREQGSSLYSFAPKGVITINGNDIGQNTEPFEVGIEVGAEDVSVEVTEKENIVQFLCEANQLKKMKENIESTGLQTKSVALVYVPQNTVDLSSTETEKAVKLIDALDDHNDVVNIFDNIAKGNNS, encoded by the exons ATGGATTTATTTCGCCGAAGTTGTTGCATTTTTCGTCCTCTAGCATGTCGTCGGTGGCCTGATTTGACATTTTATCGGTTCTCGGGTCATAACAAATGGTCAAAGATCAAACAACGCAAAGAAAGTGCAGATATCCGGAGATCCAAAGTTATTGCAAAATTGGTTCGGGAAATTCGAGCTGCAGTGAGAGAAGGTGGTGCAGACGTCAATCACAATCTTCAACTCGCCAGCTTAGTGTCTAGAGCTCAGGAAATGGATATTCCTAAAGCAACAATACAGACAGCTATCGGCAACGCTGCT GGTGGTCGGGGTGAAGGGGAGAAGATGATGGTTGAAGCTCGTGGCCAGACAGGATATGCTTTGTTGATTGAAACTGTAACTGACAACAAGCAAAGAACTAGATACGAAATCCAACGTATTCTAGTCAAGAATGG AGGAACTGTTCGTGAACAAGGCTCATCCTTGTACTCATTTGCTCCCAAAG GAGTGATCACCATTAATGGAAATGACATTGGACAGAACACAGAG CCATTTGAAGTTGGGATAGAGGTTGGTGCTGAAGATGTGAGTGTAGAAGtcacagaaaaagaaaacataGTCCAG TTCCTTTGTGAAGCTAATCAGTTGAAAAAGATGAAGGAAAATATAGAAAGTACAGGACTACAGACAAAGTCTGTAGCACTGGTTTATGTCCCACAAAACACTGTGGACTTATCTAGTACAGAAACGGAGAAAGCAGTTAAACTGATTGATGCATTGGACGATCATAATGATGTTGTTAATATTTTTGACAATATTGCAAAAGGTAATAACTCTTGA
- the LOC134191842 gene encoding uncharacterized protein LOC134191842 translates to MTSRKKSARDKFSLAAVNAVSRSRRQRDRPSEVDQWRLINMPVGYLARRRRSMQLLSLPAEGDRQKEEQKPPKLSPFLRFRRVARVILHLCRFCLSIAKACRDMTPASIDELLYFAGKGAEESNRFGFNKDRYRRNFGDSMPPWAVDLLNKPPLDRNPRELRRLQGLLRTIDGYRCLSSGLQQETSQVVQYERYGPNRIVLKEGHIGNAFYIVYSGSLFVNRYEYDRITGQRHLATATLLQKGNCFGEIALIHDCRRTASVVTREPVELLSIDKRSFSRYPSGFQSDMMLKEKFAREVQLFSGWKEDELQELLFKSQVIDYQIGKVIDQNGSNSHYLYILMEGRCKVLRKVNIQKLRAKVEKEREEAAVNTWIKTHLLPPMCPKPVSAKHQAAQHRKQQSPSDGQQKRKSLPLNLTEEEDEKEVYIHVGNITAKTVFDLSWLDSKGPPPTLCLVSEGVQALRVPKSEFMNRATDEACETARNCIVNFCTDGELYDECSKYNKWRTFRQRAISDNISSQIERGVWRTQKAAEATLVSMLQTATKPIEFPRYFQSKDKHKQLQRKTSGLPFDSMSFMSQLTMSNFSTKF, encoded by the exons ATGACCAGTAGAAAAAAGAGTGCCCGTGATAAGTTCTCTTTGGCAGCTGTCAATGCAGTATCGAGGTCACGACGACAACGAGACAGGCCTAGTGAAGTGGATCAATGGCGCCTAATCAACATGCCAGTTGGCTATCTAGCACGCAGAAGGCGGAGCATGCAGTTGCTCTCTCTTCCCGCGGAAGGAGATAGGCAGAAAGAGGAACAAAAACCGCCGAAGCTTTCC CCATTTTTGAGGTTCAGGAGAGTAGCTAGAGTGATTCTCCACTTGTGCAGATTCTGTCTCTCTATTGCAAAAGCATGTCGAGACATGACTCCTGCCTCTATTGATGAATTGCTATATTTTGCTGGCAAAGGTGCTGAAGAGAGCAACAGATTCGGTTTCAACAAGGACAGATACAGAAGAAATTTTGGA GATTCGATGCCTCCTTGGGCAGTAGATCTTCTTAACAAACCGCCATTGGATCGGAACCCAAGAGAACTTAGACGTCTTCAAGGTTTGCTGAGAACAATAGATGGTTATAGATGTCTTTCAAGTGGGTTACAGCAAGAAACAAGTCAAGTCGTGCAGTATGAAAG GTACGGACCAAACAGAATTGTTCTGAAAGAAGGACACATTGGCAATGCTTTCTATATTGTCTATTCTGGATCATTGTTTGTCAACCGTTATGAATACGACCGAATTACTGGGCAACGTCACCTTGCCACTGCTACTCTTCTCCAAAAAGGAAACTGCTTTGGA GAAATTGCTCTAATTCATGACTGTCGCCGAACTGCATCTGTGGTGACTAGAGAGCCAGTGGAACTCCTCTCTATTGACAAAAGGAGCTTCTCAAGATACCCGTCAGGATTTCAATCAGACATGATGCTTAAAGAAAAGTTTGCAAG AGAAGTGCAGTTGTTTAGTGGCTGGAAGGAAGATGAGTTACAAGAATTGCTGTTTAAGTCACAAGTGATTGAT TATCAGATTGGGAAAGTGATAGACCAAAATGGTTCAAACAGTCACTACTTGTATATACTGATGGAG GGCAGATGCAAAGTGTTGAGGAAAGTCAACATACAAAAGCTCAGAGCTAAAGTAGAGAAAGAAAGGGAAGAGGCTGCTGTCAACACATGGATAAAAACTCATCTTTTGCCTCCAATGTGCCCTAAACCAGTGTCTGCAAAGCACCAAGCTGCACAACATAGAAAACAACAGAGCCCCTCTGATGGTCAACAAAAAAGAAAGTCTCTACCATTAAATCTAACCGAGGAAGAAGATGAGAAGGAAGTATATATTCATGTTGGAAACATCACAGCTAAAACTGTCTTT GACTTATCATGGCTGGACAGTAAAGGTCCTCCACCCACCCTTTGCCTTGTCAGTGAAGGTGTGCAAGCTCTCCGTGTGCCAAAATCAGAATTCATGAATCGAGCAACTGACGAAGCATGCGAAACTGCACGCAACTGCATTGTGAA cTTCTGTACAGATGGAGAATTGTATGATGAATGTagcaaatacaacaaatgGCGAACATTTCGACAAAGAGCAATCAGTGACAACATCTCATCTCAGATAGAAAGAGGAGTTTGGAGAACACAGAAGGCTGCAGAAGCAACACTAGTCTCCATGCTTCAAACGGCAACTAAACCGATAGAGTTCCCAAGATACTTCCaaagcaaagacaaacacaaacaactacaaagaaaaacatcagGACTGCCATTCGATTCaatgtcattcatgtcacaaCTCACAATGTCAAATTTTAGCACAAAATTctaa
- the LOC134191847 gene encoding sentrin-specific protease 8-like, giving the protein MSDDALVLSYYDSVLRQSDVLLLEPPHWINDRLIGFVFEYESRRYDYAAFVAADVAQFIKLSSPNDVTEFMAPLELSSKEVVLIPVNDNDDAERSGGVHWSLLSFIRKTNSFCHYDSLLKLNTEQAQRIADKLRFCLLPDKPPSFQDVDCPQQTNSYDCGMYTICFVYYVLHHVLEGNEKSLKEVVRPETVALKRKELKELISEISLQYCKQ; this is encoded by the coding sequence ATGTCTGACGATGCTCTGGTTCTTAGCTATTACGACAGTGTTCTACGCCAATCAGATGTCTTGCTACTGGAACCACCTCACTGGATCAATGACCGCTTGATTGGGTTTGTGTTTGAGTACGAGAGTAGACGATACGATTATGCCGCATTCGTAGCTGCCGATGTGGCTCAATTTATCAAACTCAGTTCCCCAAATGACGTCACTGAGTTTATGGCTCCACTCGAGTTGAGTTCAAAAGAAGTCGTGTTGATACCTGTGAATGACAACGATGATGCTGAAAGAAGTGGTGGAGTTCACTGGAGTTTGCTGTCTTTCATTAGAAAGACCAACTCATTTTGTCACTATGATTCACTTTTGAAACTTAATACAGAACAAGCTCAACGAATTGCAGACAAACTtaggttttgtttgttgccaGATAAGCCCCCCTCGTTTCAGGATGTCGACTGTCCTCAGCAAACGAATAGTTATGATTGTGGAATGTATACTATTTGTTTCGTATATTATGTTCTACATCATGTACTAGAGGGTAACGAAAAGAGCCTGAAAGAGGTTGTGAGACCTGAGACAGTCGCACTGAAAAGAAAGGAGTTAAAGGAACTAATTTCGGAAATATctttacaatattgtaaacaGTAG
- the LOC134191766 gene encoding laminin subunit alpha-3-like → MIVGGSCYLQPTSVDLEFPHPVSSTDTCGTPAETYFDPADATTKTCDAADPSLAHPAEFVIDNDDGTWWQSKKGTDTVQLELNLTQTFDIVFLSLAFGHSYQSRGVAVEKSINYGVSFSPMEYIVLDPSRDCNDLFQVSPQNSFAVNDGPGTVLCRDTFGNDGSTSNNALLVQLLRDVFGNNRPGVSPTEGNQALLDFSQANYLRITFKGFQATAVASNADFFTLAEVKVSARCVCNGYSSTCSIANDGSYTCACQGNTCGSKCEECCPLFNQQPYQPSLSSAQIACEECNCNGQATSCVYDSSVDAANQSLNTNGIFSGGGVCACVNDSGGVNCRECEVLFFLPEGLQFSTSQCEPCNCNDQGSRRVSNVVYLDCLREATMGMAVGDCYCKTNVEGSKCDVCEDEHYNLSASNANGCQPCDCHRPGTVGASNLCSKDMNGQCPCKNFTTGRRCDECKDKFFNLEMGNTLGCTPCDCNGGASLNEVCNKVDGKCDCISHVTDRQCTRQGVDFGFYFRGVHAIFTEGESQAQTWRFSSSEFDGFSGRGYAVLSLGDSLSLTLDIPIDTEYDILVRYLSSVGTPTLTGQIARGTESHSLSLVSTTNLFGRLGRVNLSSQGTYDVTLNVINLGGEILIDSVIAVPLIFSDSSVPTSLGSDYSQFQTDCQALSNNLLTSSSFCQDSVFTLSTELYHEVFVCECNITGSVNDNCNQHGGQCSCQPNVVGRMCGQCVAGHYSLTETGCKSCECANSNAHCDEITGQCVCAPNTGGRQCDACQQGFFRFDAVVGCVACNCVAAGSVNESCDQTSGQCSCLPGVTGLKCDVCKDGFFSLTAAVG, encoded by the exons ATGATCGTCGGCGGCAGCTGCTACCTGCAGCCTACGTCAGTAGATCTGGAGTTTCCTCATCCAGTGTCTAGTACCGATACCTGCGGAACGCCGGCAGAGACATACTTCGATCCCGCAGATGCGACGACCAAGACGTGCGACGCTGCAGATCCTTCACTCGCTCATCCAGCAGAATTCGTTATCGACAACGACGACGGAACGTGGTGGCAGTCGAAAAAGGGCACTGATACAGTGCAGCTAGAACTAAATTTGACTCAG ACGTTTGATATTGTGTTTCTCTCTTTGGCCTTTGGACATTCATATCAGTCTCGTGGTGTAGCAGTGGAAAAGTCAATTAACTATGGTGTTTCCTTTTCACCAATGGAATACATTGTTCTTGATCCATCTCGGGACTGTAACGACCTGTTTCAAGTATCACCCCAAAACAGTTTTGCTGTTAATGATGGTCCTGGAACAGTACTCTGCAGAGACACTTTTGGGAATGATGGAAGCACATCTAATAATGCT CTACTTGTTCAATTACTCAGAGATGTTTTTGGTAATAATCGCCCTGGAGTGTCACCAACAGAAGGAAACCAAGCACTActg GACTTTTCGCAAGCCAATTATCTCCGAATAACTTTCAAAGGATTTCAGGCAACGGCAGTTGCCTCA AATGCAGATTTCTTTACTTTGGCTGAGGTTAAAGTGAGTGCTCGATGTGTCTGTAATGGGTATAGCAGCACTTGCTCAATAGCAAACGATGGGAGCTATACTTGTGCTTGTCAGGGTAACACTTGCGGTTCTAAGTGTGAAGAATGTTGTCCTTTGTTTAATCAGCAGCCATACCAGCCATCTTTGTCATCTGCACAAATTGCTTGTGAAGAATGCAATTGTAATGGCCAAGCTACATCATGTGTTTATGACAGTTCCGTAGATGCTGCAAATCAGAGTCTAAACACAAATGGCATATTTTCAGGAGGCGGAGTATGTGCTTGTGTGAACGACTCAGGTGGTGTGAATTGCCGTGAGTGTGAAGTGTTATTTTTCTTGCCCGAGGGTTTGCAGTTTAGCACCAGTCAATGTGAACCATGCAACTGTAATGATCAAGGGTCTCGCCGAGTCTCGAATGTAGTTTATCTGGATTGTTTAAGAGAGGCCACAATGGGCATGGCTGTTGGCGATTGctactgcaaaacaaacgtGGAAGGGTCAAAATGTGATGTTTGCGAAGATGAACATTATAACTTGAGTGCATCCAATGCAAATGGATGTCAACCATGTGACTGTCATCGTCCTGGCACTGTGGGTGCCAGCAATCTGTGTAGCAAGGACATGAATGGTCAGTGTCCATGTAAAAACTTTACAACTGGAAGACGGTGTGACGAATGCAAAGACAAGTTTTTCAACCTTGAGATGGGGAACACACTAGGTTGTACTCCATGTGACTGCAATGGTGGTGCATCATTAAACGAAGTTTGTAACAAAGTTGATGGAAAATGTGACTGCATTAGTCATgtcactgacagacagtgtACAAGACAGGGTGTTGATTTTGGCTTCTATTTTCGAGGCGTTCATGCCATTTTTACGGAAGGTGAAAGTCAAGCTCAAACTTGGAGATTTTCATCATCAGAGTTTGATGGATTTTCAGGCAGAGGCTATGCTGTTCTGAGCTTGGGAGACTCCTTGTCTCTTACCTTAGACATTCCTATTGATACTGAGTATGATATTTTGGTCAGGTATTTATCATCTGTTGGTACTCCAACTCTGACTGGACAAATAGCGAGAGGGACTGAGAGTCATTCGCTTTCTCTTGTATCGACTACGAACTTGTTTGGAAGGCTCGGCCGTGTCAATCTCTCCAGTCAAGGAACATACGATGTGACTCTCAATGTGATAAATCTTGGCGGAGAGATTCTAATT GACTCCGTTATTGCTGTTCCTTTGATATTCTCTGACTCATCTGTTCCAACATCATTGGGGTCTGATTATTCGCAGTTTCAGACAGACTGTCAAGCGTTAAGTAACAACCTTCTTACTTCAAGTTCATTCTGTCAAGATAGTGTGTTTACTCTGAGCACGGAATTGTATCATGAAGTGTTTGTATGTGAATGTAACATCACTGGTAGTGTTAATGACAACTGCAACCAACACGGAGGGCAATGCAGCTGTCAACCAAATGTTGTAGGAAGGATGTGTGGACAGTGTGTTGCTGGTCACTACAGTTTAACTGAAACCGGTTGCAAGA GTTGTGAGTGTGCCAACTCAAATGCACATTGTGATGAAATAACtgggcagtgtgtgtgtgctcctAACACTGGTGGTCGTCAGTGTGATGCCTGCCAACAAGGATTTTTTCGCTTTGATGCAGTTGTTGGATGTGTTGCCTGCAACTGTGTTGCTGCTGGTTCTGTGAACGAGAGCTGTGACCAGACATCTGGCCAATGCAGCTGTTTGCCTGGTGTTACTGGCTTGAAGTGTGACGTTTGCAAAGATGGATTCTTTAGTTTGACTGCAGCTGTTGGT